From the Apus apus isolate bApuApu2 chromosome 4, bApuApu2.pri.cur, whole genome shotgun sequence genome, one window contains:
- the PCBD1 gene encoding pterin-4-alpha-carbinolamine dehydratase isoform X3: protein MTRVALQAEKLDHHPEWFNVYNKVHITLSTHECGGLSERDINLASFIEQVAASLS, encoded by the exons ATGACCAGAGTGGCCCTACAGGCAGAAAAACTGGATCACCACCCTGAATGGTTCAATGTGTACAATAAG GTTCACATCACCTTGAGCACCCACGAGTGTGGAGGCTTATCTGAGCGAGACATCAACTTGGCCAGCTTCATCGAGCAGGTTGCAGCTTCTCTCTCCTGA
- the PCBD1 gene encoding pterin-4-alpha-carbinolamine dehydratase isoform X1 codes for MAGKAHRLSPEEREQLLPNLRAVGWNEVEGRDAIFKEFHFKDFNRAFGFMTRVALQAEKLDHHPEWFNVYNKVHITLSTHECGGLSERDINLASFIEQVAASLS; via the exons GCAGGAAAAGCCCACAGGCTGAGCCcagaggagagggagcagctgctgccaaacCTGAGAGCTGTGGGCTGGAACGAGGTGGAAGGCAGAGATGCCATCTTCAAAGAGTTCCACTTCAAGGACTTCAACCGG GCCTTTGGCTTCATGACCAGAGTGGCCCTACAGGCAGAAAAACTGGATCACCACCCTGAATGGTTCAATGTGTACAATAAG GTTCACATCACCTTGAGCACCCACGAGTGTGGAGGCTTATCTGAGCGAGACATCAACTTGGCCAGCTTCATCGAGCAGGTTGCAGCTTCTCTCTCCTGA
- the SGPL1 gene encoding sphingosine-1-phosphate lyase 1 yields the protein MDAILPYKDILQMYWETATSFVNAQCHGLEPWQLIGLTFSSTLLSVWLHGFLFQSESLASRSKKHFFKLLRKMPFIGALIQKKIDEARNDVTSSLSFLKDEKDYIKVLPEQGMSQPEVLEKMKEYSSKGDVRWQDGKVSGTVYSGEEKLTHLLVKVYEEFAWSNPLHPDIFPGLRKMEAEVVRIACTLFHGGPNSCGAMTSGGTESILMACKAYRDLAYERGIKQPEMLVPVSAHAAFDKAAHYFGLKLIHIPLTKAMEVDVQAMRRAISKNTAMLVCSAPQFPHGIMDPIEEVAELAVKYKIPLHVDACLGGFLITFMDKAGFPLKRPFDFRVKGVTSISADTHKYGYAPKGSSVVLYSNKKYRSYQFFIAPDWQGGIYASPSVAGSRPGGIIAACWATLMHIGESGYVEATKRIIKTARFLESELRKIDSIFIFGKPEVSVLSIGSDTFDVYRLSNFLAAKGWNLNVLQFPSSIHLCITQLHTKPGVAEQFLKDVKDSIEDIMKDLNAKTTGMGAIYGMAQSVPDRSLVAEISQAYLDGLYSTDVPCSEKHMNGSSSHH from the exons GATGCCATCCTTCCCTACAAGGACATCCTTCAGATGTACTGGGAGACAGCAACAAGCTTTGTGAATGCCCAGTGCCACGGACTTGAGCCCTGGCAACTGATTGGGCTGACATTTTCTTCTACACTTCTAAGTGTGTGGCTGCATGGCTTCCTCTTCCAGTCTGAGA GTTTAGCATCCCGAAGTAAAAAACACTTCTTTAAGCTCCTGagaaaaatgccatttattGGGGCTCTG aTTCAGAAGAAGATTGATGAAGCCAGGAATGATGTCACTTCCAGTTTATCCTTCCTGAAAGATGAAAAGGATTATATCAAAGTGCTGCCGGAACAAGGCATGAGCCAGCCTGAAGTGCTGGAGAAGATGAAAGAGTACAGCTCCAAAG gAGACGTGCGTTGGCAGGATGGGAAAGTCTCCGGGACCGTGTACAGTGGTGAAGAGAAACTCACCCACCTGCTAGTGAAG gtGTATGAAGAGTTTGCTTGGAGCAATCCTCTCCATCCAGATATATTCCCTGGATTGAGGAAGATGGAAGCAGAAGTAGTGAGGATCGCCTGTACGCTCTTCCATGGGGGGCCCAACTCTTGTGGTGCT ATGACTTCTGGGGGGACTGAGAGCATTCTGATGGCCTGCAAGGCATACAGGGACCTGGCTTACGAGAGAGGCATCAAACAACCAGAAAT GTTGGTGCCGGTGAGCGCTCACGCAGCCTTTGACAAGGCAGCACACTACTTTGGGCTGAAGCTGATTCACATCCCCTTGACCAAAGCTATGGAAGTGGATGTTCAG GCAATGAGGAGAGCAATCTCGAAGAacacagccatgctggtctGTTCTGCTCCCCAGTTCCCCCACGGAATTATGGATCCAATTGAAGAGGTGGCAGAG CTTGCAGTGAAGTACAAAATCCCCCTCCACGTTGATGCCTGCTTGGGTGGCTTTCTCATCACTTTCATGGACAAGGCCGGGTTCCCTCTCAAGCGTCCCTTTGACTTCCGTGTAAAAGGCGTGACCAGCATTTCTGCTGATACCCACAAG TATGGCTACGCTCCCAAGGGCTCCTCAGTGGTGCTGTACAGCAACAAGAAGTACAGGAGCTACCAGTTCTTTATAGCACCCGACTGGCAAGGGGGCATATATGCCTCCCCATCCGTAGCAGGCTCCAGGCCTGGTGGAATCATAGCTGCTTGCTGGGCCACTCTGATGCACATAGGGGAATCAGGCTACGTGGAGGCCACGAAGAGGATCATTAAAACAGCTCGTTTCCTCGAATCAGA gctGAGGAAAATTGACAGCATCTTCATTTTTGGGAAGCCTGAGGTGTCTGTGCTCTCCATCGGTTCGGACACTTTCGACGTTTATCGATTGTCTAATTTCTTAGCTGCAAAAGGATGGAACTTAAATGTCCTACAGTTCCCATCGAG cattCACCTTTGCATCACGCAGTTGCACACGAAGCCCGGGGTTGCTGAGCAGTTCCTGAAGGATGTCAAAGACAGCATCGAGGACATCATGAAGGACCTCAACGCCAAGACCACAGGCATG GGAGCCATCTATGGAATGGCCCAATCCGTCCCAGACAGGAGCTTGGTAGCGGAGATTTCCCAGGCGTACTTGGATGGCCTCTACAGCACGGATGTTCCTTGCAGTGAAAAGCACATGAATGGCTCTTCCAGCCACCACTGA